The Acetivibrio cellulolyticus CD2 genome segment AGTAAGTGTAGTTAATATGGCTGAACCAAAGACCGGATGCCTTCATGATTATCAAATGTCTCCAGCAGATATGAAGACGGTTGAAGATTCTGACATTATGGTAATTAACGGAGCAGGTATGGAATCTTTTTTGGAGAAGATTATAAATGAAGCACCTGACCTTAAGATAGTTGAAGCTAGTAAAGGTCTTGAGTTGTTGAAGGAAGAAGAAGGAAATGATGTTAAGCATGAAGATGATGAATCGGAACATAATGTAAATGCACATATATGGGTAAGCATTTCTGGAGCAATAGAAGAAGTGAAAAATATAGGTGAGCAACTGGCAGTTGCTGATCCTGACAATGCTGAAAAGTATAAAAGTAATACTGAGGAATATGTAAAAAAGCTGGAGGACCAAAAGAAAAAAATGGTTAGTGCCTTAAAGGATATTAAGAATAGGAACATAGTGACATTTCATGAGGCATTTCCATACTTTGCAAAAGAGTTTAATCTGAATATAGTAGAGGTAATACAAAATGAGTCGGGCAGCGAACCTAGTGCGGGAGAATTAGCTGATTCAATCAAGAAGATAAAGGAATCGAATGTTAAAGCACTTTTTGCAGAACCACAGTATTCAACAAATACTGTAGAGACTGTATCTAAGGAAACAGGTATCAAGGTTTATGAATTGGATCCTGTTGTTACAGGTCCTGAAAATCCAGATCTGGATGCGTATGTAAAGGCTATGGATGAAAATTTAAAGGTATTGTTAGAGGCGTTGAAATGATGAGTACAAAACATAATGGATGTTGTCAGAATGGATGTTGTGGGTTGTGTTGTACCAAAATTGAAAACTTTGGAGTGACATTCGGAAAGACTCAGGTCTTAAAGGATGTCAATCTACATATACATTGTGGAGAGCTTACAGCTTTGATAGGACCGAATGGTGCTGGCAAAAGTACTCTTTTAAAAGCTATTCTTGGAGAAGTAAAGCATACAGGTGAGTTAAAGTTCATGGATTCCAAAGGGGAGAAGAATGACAAGCTGATTGTTGGTTATGTACCCCAACATTTGAACTTTGATACTGGATCACCTGTTAGTGTATTCGATTTGTTTATGTCAAGTATTGTAAGATCACCTTCGTGGCTGTACAAGCCAAAGGGGCTGAGGAAAAGGGTACAGGAAAGTCTTGCCAAAGTAAAAGCAGAATACTTGATAGACAGACGTTTAGGTGCCCTTTCCGGGGGAGAGCTTCAGAGAGTTCTTCTTGCACTGGCACTAGAGCCAATTCCACATCTTTTGCTTTTGGACGAACCCGTCTCGGGCATAGATCAAAATGGACTTGAGATGTTTTATAGTACCTTAATGGAGCTCAAAGATAGCTATGATCTTTCAATAATACTTATTTCCCACGATCTTGATCTTGTAATGGAATATGCAGATAGAATTGTACTGGTAAAGGGTACTGTTTTGGGAAGCGGAACTCCAAAGGAAATGTGTAAAAATGAAATGCTGTTAAAAACTTTCGGGATGTCATGGTATAAAGAGAACACTGATAAAGGTAATGGGGGGGATAGGAAGCAATGATTAGTTTTTGGTATTCACTTATAGACACTATCC includes the following:
- a CDS encoding metal ABC transporter substrate-binding protein; amino-acid sequence: MKSIRILPIILIMMLIFGACSNNGTKNTSNVAGGSKVKIVTSFYPMYIFTQNITKDIEGVSVVNMAEPKTGCLHDYQMSPADMKTVEDSDIMVINGAGMESFLEKIINEAPDLKIVEASKGLELLKEEEGNDVKHEDDESEHNVNAHIWVSISGAIEEVKNIGEQLAVADPDNAEKYKSNTEEYVKKLEDQKKKMVSALKDIKNRNIVTFHEAFPYFAKEFNLNIVEVIQNESGSEPSAGELADSIKKIKESNVKALFAEPQYSTNTVETVSKETGIKVYELDPVVTGPENPDLDAYVKAMDENLKVLLEALK
- a CDS encoding metal ABC transporter ATP-binding protein, translating into MMSTKHNGCCQNGCCGLCCTKIENFGVTFGKTQVLKDVNLHIHCGELTALIGPNGAGKSTLLKAILGEVKHTGELKFMDSKGEKNDKLIVGYVPQHLNFDTGSPVSVFDLFMSSIVRSPSWLYKPKGLRKRVQESLAKVKAEYLIDRRLGALSGGELQRVLLALALEPIPHLLLLDEPVSGIDQNGLEMFYSTLMELKDSYDLSIILISHDLDLVMEYADRIVLVKGTVLGSGTPKEMCKNEMLLKTFGMSWYKENTDKGNGGDRKQ